ATCGCGAAAACATGTTCGTGATCCCCGATGAAGTGCCCAATGTCGATGATGAAGGGCCGATCATTTCGGGCGATGCCGAATGGATGGCGCTGAAGCCGATGAACTGCCCCGCGCACGTGCTGATTTTCCGGCAGGGCATCAAATCCTACCGCGATCTGCCGCTGCGCATTTATGAAAACGGCTGCTGCCACCGCAACGAACCGCATGGGGCGCTGCATGGCCTGATGCGCGTGCGCCAGTTCACGCAGGACGATGCGCATATCTTCTGCCGTGAAGATCAGATCGTGGCCGAAGTGCAGGCCTTCTGCGAACTGGCGGACCGGATTTATAAGGATTTCGGCTTCACTTACGCGATCAAGCTGGCGCTGCGCCCCGAAAACCGCTTCGGCACCGAAGAAATGTGGGATCAGGCCGAAACCGAACTGCGCGATGCCGTTGTTCGTGCCGGTCTGGCGAGCGCGGACTATGGCTGGGAAGAACTGCCGGGCGAAGGGGCCTTCTATGCGCCCAAGCTGGAATGGCACCTGACCGATGCGATTGGCCGGACCTGGCAGGTCGGCACGATCCAGTCGGATCGCGTGCTGCCCGAACGGCTCGACGCCAGCTATGTTGCCGAAGATGGCGGCCGCCATCGCCCGGTCATGCTGCACCGCGCGATCTTCGGGTCTTATGAACGGTTTATCGGCATTCTGATCGAACACTTCGCGGGCAAGCTGCCGGTGTGGCTGGCCCCGGTGCAGGCCGTGGTCGCCACGATCGTGTCCGATGCGGATGACTATGCGAAAGACGTCACCGCGAAACTGCGCGCGGCAGGCATTCGGGTGGAATCCGATCTGCGTAACGAGAAGATCAACTACAAGGTGCGTGAACATTCGGTGGCGAAAGTCCCGCATCTGCTGGTGGTCGGCAAACGCGAGGCGGACGAAGGCACCGTGGCGGTGCGCACTTTGGGCGAACAGCATCAGAAGATGATGAGCCTCGACGATGCGATTGCCATGCTGCAGCAAGAGGCCACCGCACCGGACCTGCGTTGATCAGGGCGGCCCTTGGTTCACCCGAAATGCGCGGGATATTGGGGGCATCGAGGGGGGACTGATCCCCGCCGGGCGGTTCCTGTCAGAAAGGCAGCGCGCGCCCGGCCAGTATCAGCGCCAGGGCGCAGCCGCAGACAATCGCCATGCGCAGCAGTTCCAGCGCGGATAGCGATCGCAAGGCAAGGATGGCCTGTTTCCCCATGGCACCACTGTGGCACCATGGGGTTAGGAAAGCGTTAAATGCACCGCTCTCAGGCTGGGCCAGACGGCATCTGCTGACTGGCGCAATGGAAGCCACCGCCGCCCGCAAGGACTGCATCGCCCGGCAGGCCGATGGTGTCGCGATCGGGGAACAGCGCGGCCACGGCGGCGACACCATCGGCATCGTGCGGTGATCCAAAGGTCGGCACGACCACCAGGTGGCTGGTGATGGTAAAGTTCATGTAGCTTGCCGGTTCGATCCGCCCGTCGGTTTCGATCCGGCCGGGCGATGGCATATCGCGCACTGTCACGCCGAATGCTGTCGCCCGCGCGCGGGCGTCGGCATAGATCGTGGCATTGGGATCGTCCGCGCCGGTCGCCACCGGCAGGGCCAGCGTATTGGGCGCGACAAAGCGGGCGAGATTGTCGACATGGCCATCGGTGTGATCGTTGATCAGCCCGTCGCCCAGCCACAACACGCGGTCAAACCCCAGATCGCGCGCCAAACGCGCTTCGATCTCGCCGCGCGAAAGCTGCGGATTGCGATTGGGGTTGAGCAGGCACTGCTCGGTCGTGGCGACCAGCCCGGTGCCATCGCCATCCACGGCCCCGCCTTCGAGAATCCAGTCCGCCAGATCCACGTCCAGCCCCGCTTCGCCCGCCAGTTCGGCGCCGATGGTCTGGTCGCCGTCCATCAGGTATTTTTCGCCCCAGCCGTTGAAGCCGAAACGCCGCGCACGTGCCGCGCCGGCTGCGTCCTGCACCACCAGCGGACCGGTATCGCGCAGCCAGATATCGCCATAGACGCGCTGCTCAACGATCACCTTGGCGCTGACCAGTTCGCGCGCGCGCGCGGCATTGGCCGCATCCCGCACCAGCAGGCGGGTTTCCTGCCCGCTTTCCGCCACGGCGCTGGCGAATGCGGCGATCTGTTCCTGCGCGCGGGGCAGCGACGCGGGCCATTCTTCGGGATCGTGGGGAAAGCCGATCCACAACCAGTCCTGTGGCGCCCATTCGGGCGGCATGCGAAAAGTCATCGTGTGTCTGTTCCTGTATGTGTCAGCAGCCGCCCGGCGCGGCGCAGCTTGCATCGCGGATGCGGCGGAATTCATCGCCCTTGTTCCAGTTGGGCCATTCGCGGGTTTCGGCAAGCATACGCCCCACCAGATAGTTGAGCTGGAGGTCTTGTGCCACCCCGCGCCAGTCCCATGCCGGATCGTATTCATCACCCGGCGCGTGATAGCGGTTTTCGTAAGCGCGCGCATAGGCCGCCCCTGCCGCCTGCCCGCCGTGCACAAGATCTTCCCCGCCATCGAAATAGAGCATCGGCACGCCGCGCTTGGCAAAACTGAAGTGGTCCGACCGGTAGTAGAAACCCTTCTCCGGCGAACGATCCGGGGTGGCCCGGCGCCCCTCTTTCGCCAAGGCCGCGGCGAGATAGGCATCCAGCCGGGATTTGCCGTTGCCGACCACGATCACGTCTTTTGCCGGGCCAGCCAGCGAAAGCGCATCCATATTGATCCCGGCGACAGTCTGCGCCAGCGGGAATACCGGATGGGTGGCGTAATAGTCCGACCCCAGCAGGCCCTGTTCCTCTGCCGTGACTGCGATAAAGGCGATGCTGCGGGCAGGTGCCCCCGCTTTGGCAAAGGCTTCGGCCAAGGTGACCAGCGCGGCCGTGCCGGTGGCGTTGTCGATCGCGCCGTTGCAGATGTCATCGCCCGTGGCATCGGCCGGACAGCGCCCGAGATGATCCCAGTGCGCGGTGTAGAGAACGTATTCGTTGGGGCGCGAGACACCCGGCAGCACACCGATGACATTGCGCGAGGTATAGCGGCGGATCGCGTTGTCGAATCCGGTCTTCGCGGTCAGTCGCAGGGGCACGGCGCGGAAGCCCGGTTTTCCGGCAGCCTGCACCAGACCGTCGAGATTCTGCCCTGCCGCGGCAAGGATGGTTCTGGCGGCATCTTTCTGGACCCAGCCGTTGACCAGCGCTTCCCCCTTCCCGCCATCATCGCGCGCGGCATAGGATTGTGGCCCCGACCATCCCGATTGCACCACGTTCCAGCCATAGGCGGCTGGAATGGTATCGTGCACGATCAGTGCGGCGGCGGCCCCCTGCCGCGCGGCTTCCTCGAACTTGTAGGTCCAGCGCCCGTAATAGGTCATGGCCTTGCCACCAAACAGGCCCTTGGTATTGCCCGATGCGTGATCCGGATCGTTGATCAGGATGACGGCGGTTTTTCCGCGCATGTCGATCCCGGCATAGTCGTTCCAGCCTTTTTCCGGGGCATTGATCCCGTATCCGACAAAGACCAGCTCGCTCTGCAACAGATCGATGCGCTTTTGCGTGCGGTAACTGACCCCGACCCAGTCGGTCCCGAAATCGTAGCGCAGCGGTTCGTCCGCACCCTCGATCACCAGCGGATCGTAGCGTGAGGCGGTGATTTCGACCAGCGGCACATCCTGAAACCAGCTTGCCCGCTTGGCCACGCGATTGCCGGGTTTCAGCCCGGCCGCCGTGAAACGTTGCACCAGATAGGCCAGCGTCTTTTCTTCACCCGGTGTCCCGGGCGCGCGGCCTTCGAACGCGTCGGAGGAAAGGGTCCGGGTGACCTCCTGCATGGTCTCGATGGCGATCGGCCCGTTTGCCACCTGCGGCAGCGGCGGGCCGGACGCTTGTGGCACGTCGCCGGACGCGGCGCAGGCGGCCAGGCCCAGCGCGGCGATCAGGACGGCAAAACGGCGGATCATCGGGCACCCATTCCTTGTGCGATGGTATACCTTCTGTGACAGACCGCGTGGCTGTGAACAAGCGCGGGTCTTGCTCTTGCGCGCGGTGTCGGGCAGGCGTTGCGCATGAGCGCCGATTGGGACAATGCGATTGCGAGAGCCAGGGCATACTCGCCGTTTCTGACGCTGGGGCTGGATCGCCAGCCTGAGCTGGAAGCACTGCTCGCCGCCGGGCGGCGGGACGAGGCGCTGGCCTGGGCGCGGAGCGCGGGCGCGCATGAAGAAAATCCCGGCATTGCCTTGCGTCGTGAACGGTGGGGGCTGGCCACGGCACTGGCGATCGGCGATCTTGCCGGAGCCTTTTCGCTGACCGAAGTGATGGAGACGCTGTCCAGTTTTGCCGACCGTGCGCTGGATGTGGCGATCGACGCGGCGATTCGCGAGCGTGCCCCCGATGCCGATCCGGAAGGGTTCTTCGCCATCGGGCTGGGCAAGCACGGCGCGCGCGAATTGAACTATTCGTCGGATATCGATCCCATTCTGCTTTACGATCCGCAGGCATTGCCCCGCCGCGAACGGGATGAACCGGGCGAGGCGGCGCAGCGTGTTGCCCGGCGCCTGGTGGAAATGCTCTCGCACCTCACTGCGGATGGCTATGTGTTCCGGGTCGATTTGCGGTTGCGCCCTGCTTCTGAAGTATCCCCGCTGGCGATTTCGGTGGGTGCGGCGCTGACGCATTACGAATCGTCGGCCCTCGCATGGGAACGGGCGGCCTTTATTCGTTCGCGGGCCGCAGCCGGTGATGTTCCGCGCGGGGAAGAATTTCTCGGCGCGATCCGCCCCTTCGTCTGGCGCAAGAGCCTCGATTTCGGCGCGATTGCAGAGATCGGGCGGCTGATCGGCCGTATCCGGTCGCATTACGGCGGACCGGTCGTGCCGGGGCCGGGATACGATCTGAAGCGCGGGCGCGGCGGGATTCGCGAGATCGAATTCTTCGCCCAGACGCATCAACTGATTCACGGCGGGCGGCGCCCGTCGCTGCGCGTGCGGGGCACACGGGCCGCGCTCGATGCGCTGGCGGACGAAGGCATTATTGCGGCAGAAGATGCGCAGGTTCTGGGCGACAGTTACGATCGCCTGCGGGTGGTGGAGCACCGGCTGCAGATGGTTTCCGATCATCAGGTGCACAATCTGCCGAAAGACTCCGCGGCGCTGGATGGCGTCGCGCGGCTGGATGGCTTGCCCGATGGCGCGGCCCTGCTGGCGGAATTGACCGTTATCACCGACGCGGTCGGGCAGCGCTTCGATTCGCTGCTGGAACAGACGGGGCAGACCGCAGGCGGCGCGGCCGGGTCTGCCTTGCCGGAAAGCGGGAATCTGGCGGACCGCCTGGGGGCCTTGGGTTTTGCCAAGCCTGATGATGTCGCCGCGCGGGTGGCCAGTTGGTCCGATGGACGCGTGCGGGCCTTGCGCAGCGAAGCCGCCCGTGCGGCCTTTGCCGCGATTGAACCCACGCTGCTCGCCGCGCTGGCTGCGGCGCCTGATCCCGATGGTGCGCTGCTGCGCTGGGAAACCTTTTTGGTTAAATTACCAACTGGTGTTAACCTATTCCGCTTGTTGGAGGCGCGCCCCGGCCTGTTTGCGCAGCTTCTCGGCATTCTCACCATGTCTCCGCCGCTGGCCGAAGCACTGGTACGGCGGCCCGATCTGCTGGATGCGCTGATCGACACCACCGCGCTCGATCTGCCCGGTTCGGTGGAAGAACTGGCCGCGCGCATGGCGCGGTGCGAAGAGGGTGACGATTATCAGGCGATTCTCGACCGTGTGCGCCGCGTCGTGGGCGAAGTGCGCTTCGCGCTGGGCGTGCAACTGATCGAGGCGGCGAACGATCCGCTGGCCATTGCAGAGGCGCTGGCGCGGACGGCCGAGGCCGCGTTGCAGGTCTGCGCCAATGCCACGTGCGAGGAATTCGCCGCAAATCACGGCCATGTTCCGGGATCGGAATTGCTGGTCATGGGGCTGGGCCGATTTGGCGGTGGTGCGCTGACCCACGCGTCCGATCTCGACATCGTCTACCTGTTCACCGACGGCGCGGGCGGGGAATCCGATGGGCGCAGGCCGCTGGGCGCATCACTCTATTTCAATCGGCTGGCCCAACGGGTCAGCGCCGCGCTGAGCGTCCCGACAGCGGAAGGCGCGCTATACGAAGTCGACACGCGTTTGCGGCCGCAAGGCGCGCAGGGGCCGCTGGCCGTCAGTCTCGAGAGCTTCGCGCGCTATCAGCGCGAGGATGCGTGGACGTGGGAGCATATGGCGCTGGCGCGGGCTCGCCCGCTCTATGGCTCGGAAGCCGGGAAAACCGCGCTGTCGGATGTGATCCGCAGGGTGCTGGGTGCCCCGCGCGATCCGGTCAAGCTGAAGCAGGACGTGTTGAAGATGCGCGACGAAATGGCCGCGCACAAACAGCCCAAGGGCGTGCTCGATGCCAAGCTGGCGCGGGGCGGGCTGGTGGATGTGGAGTTCATGATCCACTATCTTCAGCTACGCGACCATGTCGGTTTTTCGCCTGACGTATTCGGCGCGCGCGACGCGCTGATTGACGCCGGGCTACTGCCCATGGCGCTGCGCGATGCGCATATTCTGATGACCCGGCTGTTGATCAGCTCGCGCCTGCTGGCGCCCGACGCGGCCATGCCGCCCCCGGCTGCGGCGCTCGCCCTGGCGCGCAATTGCGGCTGCGCGGATTCGACGGCGCTGTTGCAGCAATTTGCCGCGGCGCGGCGCTGTGTTGCCGCCGCATGGCAAGAGACATTTGGCCAAGTTCTGGAGATCGATGATGAGTAACCGCCCCGATATTGGCGACCTGGTGCCGGACATCGCGCTGGAAACGCCCGGAGGCGCAAGCGTCAAACCGTCCGCCTATCGCGGGAAGCCACTGGTCCTGTTCTTCTATCCGAAGGACGATACCCCCGGCTGCACCACCGAAAACAAGGATTTCAGCGCATTGGCGGGCGATTTCGCCAAGGCCGGGGTTGCCTTGCTGGGGGTGAGCAAGGATGCCCCCGCGCGCCATCAGAAATTCATCGCAAAGCATGATCTGGCCGTGTCCCTCGCATCCGATCCGATTGTCGACGGGCTTGCCGATGCCTTGGGCATCTGGGTCGAGAAGAACATGTATGGCCGGACTTACATGGGCATGGAACGCACGACTTATCTCGTCGATGCCGAAGGGCGGATTGTCCGGGTCTGGCGCAAGGTCAAGGTCAAGGACCATGCCGCCCAAGTGCTGGAGGCGGCGCGGGCGCTCTGACGCTGTTCCTGCCCCCGGTCTATCATGTCCGCTTCCCTTGGTGCTGCCCTGCGTTCCGTTCTTCTCACTGCCGATCCCGGCGGCAAGGTCATGGCCGCGCGGGCGGTGGCGCGTGACTGGCGGCTCGGCCGCCTCGATTTCACTTTCGATGTGGCTATGCCGGACAGCCCCGCACGGCCTGCCCGGCCGGAACTGCTCCCCCCGAATCGTATGCCGAAGCGCGGGCGCGGCGGGTCGGAACGCGGGCGAATCGCCCTGTGGCATGCGCTGGCGCATATCGAATTCGTCGCCATCGATCTGGCGATCGATATGGCCGGCCGCTTCGGTGCACAGATGGGGCCCGGCTTTGTCGGCGATTTTCTGTCAGTCGCCGCGGATGAAGCGATGCATTTCGCCATTCTGCAACGCCATCTCCGGGTGCTGGGCAGCACTTATGGCGATTTGCCCGCGCATGCCGGATTGTGGGAGGCGGCGGAAAAGACACGCCACGATGTCGCCGCGCGGCTGGCCGTGGTGCCGATGGTGCTCGAAGCGCGCGGACTCGACGTCACGCCCGCCACGATTACCCGTGTTCTGGACAGCGGGGACGTTACCGGTTCGCGTATCCTGCAAAGAATACTTGACGACGAAATTCGTCATGTGCGGATCGGCACAACGCATTTCGTCGCATGGTGCGCAAATAAGCAAAAAGCACCGGAATCTCATTGGAAAGAGCTGGTCGGGCGGTACTTTGGCGGCGCGATTAAGCCGCCATTCAACGACTCAGCGCGTCTTGCAGCCGGTTTGTCGCGAGATTTCTACGCAGCCATTGCCTGAGTCGATTCCGTCAAGTTAGAACAAACTCACGAGACGGCGGGGGGTTCCATCGTCTTCATTCATTTTTTTCCGGGACCGGGATCTGGTCGTGGAAAACGGGTTAGCGCGGCATCCAGCGTGGTGCCGGAAAAAGAGGACGATGCGGCGAGACATGATTTTCCCGATCGCAAAGAAGCTCACTTCCGCACTTGTTGCTTTGGCTGGTGCAATGATCGTGATGGCGGCTGCTCCGGCACACGCATCGGACGGTTCCAGCTTTAACGAAGGTGACACCCAGTTCCGCAAGCTGTTCTCCAGCTGGGAAGACATGGATGCACCGGCGGTGATCACCAACGCTGCCAAAGTGGCCGTTCCCTCGCGTATGCCGGTTGAAAACGTGCGGCTCTCCAGCGATTACGGCATGCGTACACACCCCGTGCTTGGCGGTCGCCGCGCACACAAGGGCGTGGATCTCGCTGGCCCGACCGGAACCCCGGTCTATGCGACCGCCGATGGCACCGTGGGCATGGCCCAGTGGTTCAGCAGCTACGGCAACTATATCCAGATCGAACATGGCGCAGGTCTCCAGACCCGTTATGGCCACCTTTCGGGTTACACTGTGGCCGCTGGCCAACGGGTCCGCAAAGGCGACCTGATCGGCTATATCGGTTCGACCGGCCGTTCCACCGGCCCGCATCTGCACTACGAAGTCCGTGTGGCCGGCGTTGCCGTCAACCCGATCCCCTATATGGTCGAAACCACAGCCCAGCAGGCTTTCGCTCTGGCGCGCGGCGAAGGTGGCAAGGGCGGCCCCGAATAAGTTTCCAAACAATCGGAATGACAGACGGCCCGGGCAAGTCCCGGGCCTTGTCATATATACGGCCCGCGTAACGCCCGGTGCCCTGCTTCCATCCGTGCCCCGGATTGGGCCCCGAATTGCGCAGCGAACGGAACACCGCGGCGTGGATATATGCGGGCTTGTGCCCTAGCTGGCGAGCAGCCGTTCCACCATGGCCCGTACATCTGCGCCCATATCTTCCCGTTCGAGCGCGAGGGACAGTGTCGCTTCCACGAAGCCGAGCTTGCTGCCGCAGTCGAAGCGGCGGCCATCGAACGTCACCGCGTGAAAGGGTTGGGTGCCGATCATGCGGGCCATCGCATCGGTCAGCTGGATTTCGCCGCCCGCACCCTTTTCCTGATTTTCGAGCGTCCGCATCACTTCGGGCTGCAGGATATAGCGCCCTGATATGATCTTGTTGGAGGGTGCCTGATCCACGGGTGGTTTTTCAACCAGCCCTTTGACTTCGGTCAGTTTCCCGCAGAGCCTGTCCAGCGTGGGGCCGGGATCGATCACGCCATAACTGGACACTTCGTGGCGGGGAACTTCCAGCACGCTAATCAGATTGCCGCCGACTTCATGATAGGCGTCGATCATCTGCTTCATGCAGCCGGGCGAACCGATCATCAGTTCATCGGGCAGGAAAATGGCAAACGGATCGTCGCCGACAATGGCGCGCGCGCACCAGATGGCGTGGCCCAGCCCAAGCGGCACCTGCTGTCGCACGGCGATCACATCGCCCGGCACGGCCCGGGTTGGTTCGAGTACGGCCATGTCCTTATCGCGTTCGCGCAGCATCGATTCCAGTTCAAACGCCACATCGAAATGTTCGACGATCGAGGTCTTGCCGCGCCCGGTGACGAAGATCATCTGTTCGATGCCCGCCTCGCGCGCTTCATCCACCGCATACTGGATCAGCGGCCGATCGACGATCGGCAGCATTTCCTTCGGAATAACCTTGGTTGCCGGAAGGAAGCGTGTGCCCAATCCTGCGACAGGGAAGACGGCTTTTCTGATCGGTTTACGTTTCGTCATACTGGCAGAGGTAGGCGGTGGGTTTAGACGGCGTCAACTGCGCACTTGCCTTGCTCCGGCTGGAAATCGCGCTAAATGCTGTCCATGGACAAGATCATTATTGAAGGCGGGAAACGCCTTTCGGGCACCATTCCCGTTTCGGGCGCGAAGAATGCCGCTCTCACCCTGCTTCCTTGCGCGCTGCTGACGGAAGAGCCGCTGACATTGCGGAATCTGCCGCGTCTGGCGGATATTGACGGTTTCCAGCATCTGATGACGCAATTCGGGGTGTCCACCGCAATTGCCGGTGCGCGGCCTGAAGATTTCGGCCGGGTGATGACGTTGCAGGCCACGCGCGTCACCTCCACCACCGCGCCCTATGATCTGGTGCGCAAGATGCGCGCGTCGATTCTGGTGCTGGGGCCGATGCTGGCGCGTGCGGGTGAGGCGACCGTTTCGCTCCCCGGCGGGTGCGCCATTGGCAACCGCCCGATCGATCTGCATCTCAAGGTTCTCGAAGCGATCGGCGCCCAGATCGAACTGGCAGCCGGGTATGTTCGGGCGATTGCGCCGGATGGCGGCTTGCCCGGTGGCCGGTACACGTTCCCGGTGGTCTCGGTCGGGGCGACGGAAAATGCCCTGATGGCCGCAGTTCTCGCGCGGGGCACCAGCACGTTCCACAACGCGGCGCGTGAACCCGAAATCATCGATCTGTGCCGTATGCTCGAAGCGATGGGCGCCCAGATCGAAGGTATCGGGACATCGGATCTGACCGTGCATGGGGTCGAACGGTTGCACGGCGCCACCTATCGGGTGATGTCCGACCGGATCGAAGCCGGGAGCTATGCCTGCGCTGCCGCGATTACCGGCGGTGAAGTCACCCTGAAAGGCGCCAATTTCGAAGAAATGGAAGCCACGGTGCAGGTCTTGCGCGATGCGGGCGTTACCGTAGAGGCGGTTGACGGCGGCATGCATGTTTCCGCCGATGGGCCAATCAGGCCGGTCACCGCGTCGACCGCGCCCTACCCCGGCTTTGCCACGGACATGCAGGCGCAATTGATGGCGCTGCTGTGCCGCGCGGAAGGGACCAGTGTCCTGACCGAAACCATTTTCGAAAACCGTTACATGCACGTACCCGAACTGAACCGCATGGGGGCGAATATCGAAACCTCGGGTCGCACGGCGATCGTGCATGGGGTTCCGAAGCTTACGGGTGCCGAAGTCATGGCAACCGATCTGCGCGCATCGATGAGCCTGGTGATCGCCGGTCTGGCGGCGGAAGGCCAGACGCAGGTGCATCGCCTGTATCACCTCGATCGTGGATATGAACGGCTGGAAGAGAAACTCTCTCTGCTGGGCGCTCAGGTGGAGCGTGTGGGCGACGGCTAGGTCTTATATATCGGAGCTTCTCTGCCTCTCATGCGTTGAACGGCAAAGCAGAGGAGTTTCGACTATGAGCTTTATGATCAAACTCGCAGCGCTTGCTGCCGCAGGTTATGCCGGTTTTCGCTATCTATCCGGCAAGAAGAGCCATAGCGGCCAGCCCGCGTTTGCTAGTGGCGAAACCGACAAGGAAAACTTTTCCCAGGTACGCGATGCGGGGCCCAAGGCCATGCGCGACAAACCGAAACGCGAATGGACGACCGCCGACCAACAATCGGATGAAAGTTTTCCGGCAAGCGATCCGCCCGGCAATTACTGAGAGATCGTGCCCGCGCGTAATTGCGCCACCAGCCAAAGGCGCAGGGCACCCGCCAGTCCGGGCGGCGTTTCGGCCTGAATGCGTTCCGAATCGATTCGCGCAATCAGCGCGTTGAGCGGAATGCCGAGCCGGGCAGAGGCCTCTTTCAGCATGTCCCAGAAAACCGGTTCGAGACTGATGGATGTCTTGTGTCCGGCAATCTCCACGGACCGTTTCACCGGAGGATGATAATGCGTGGCCATGCTGTGTCCTGCCCGGCGCGCGAACGGGGATCAAGCACTATGAAAGTGCCGGACGGATGCCCGGCACTTTCCTCGCTGATCAGTACATGTGTTGTCCGCCGTTGATCGACATGGTCGAACCGGTGACGAAGGTCGCGTCATCCGCTGTGAAGAAGCTGACGCCGCGGGCAATTTCCGAGGCATGGCCGAGGCGCCCGATGGGAATGCGCGCGATGATTTTGTCCAGCACCGGTTGGGGCACTGCGGCGACCATATCGGTATCGATATAACCGGGTGCGATGGCGTTGACGGTTACGCCGAACTTTGCGCCTTCCTGCGCCAATGCCTTGGTGAATCCGTGAATGCCTGATTTCGCGGCAGCATAGTTGACCTGCCCATATTGGCCCGCCTGACCATTGACGGAGCCGATATTGACGACGCGGCCCCAGCCGCGGTCCCGCATTCCGGGGAATGTCGCCTTGGCCATGTTGAAGCAGCCGCCGAGGTTGATCCGGATCACGTCATCCCAGTCTTCCCAGCTCATCTTGTGCAAGACACCATCGCGCGTGACCCCGGCGTTGTTCACGACGATATCGATCGGCCCGATCTCGGCCTCGATCCGTTTGCAGCCTTCCATGGTGGCGGCGTGATCACCCACATCCCATCGGTATGCCGGTATGCCTGTTCTATCGGTAAAAGCGCGCGCCTTGTCATCGTTGCCGGCATAGTTGGCAACGACGGTCCGTCCCTGCTCCTTGAGTGCAAGGCAAATGCCTTCACCAATGCCGCGCGTACCGCCCGTAACGATAGCCACTTTCGCCATAAAGG
This genomic window from Caenibius tardaugens NBRC 16725 contains:
- a CDS encoding ferritin-like domain-containing protein encodes the protein MSASLGAALRSVLLTADPGGKVMAARAVARDWRLGRLDFTFDVAMPDSPARPARPELLPPNRMPKRGRGGSERGRIALWHALAHIEFVAIDLAIDMAGRFGAQMGPGFVGDFLSVAADEAMHFAILQRHLRVLGSTYGDLPAHAGLWEAAEKTRHDVAARLAVVPMVLEARGLDVTPATITRVLDSGDVTGSRILQRILDDEIRHVRIGTTHFVAWCANKQKAPESHWKELVGRYFGGAIKPPFNDSARLAAGLSRDFYAAIA
- a CDS encoding peroxiredoxin; its protein translation is MSNRPDIGDLVPDIALETPGGASVKPSAYRGKPLVLFFYPKDDTPGCTTENKDFSALAGDFAKAGVALLGVSKDAPARHQKFIAKHDLAVSLASDPIVDGLADALGIWVEKNMYGRTYMGMERTTYLVDAEGRIVRVWRKVKVKDHAAQVLEAARAL
- a CDS encoding M28 family metallopeptidase; this translates as MIRRFAVLIAALGLAACAASGDVPQASGPPLPQVANGPIAIETMQEVTRTLSSDAFEGRAPGTPGEEKTLAYLVQRFTAAGLKPGNRVAKRASWFQDVPLVEITASRYDPLVIEGADEPLRYDFGTDWVGVSYRTQKRIDLLQSELVFVGYGINAPEKGWNDYAGIDMRGKTAVILINDPDHASGNTKGLFGGKAMTYYGRWTYKFEEAARQGAAAALIVHDTIPAAYGWNVVQSGWSGPQSYAARDDGGKGEALVNGWVQKDAARTILAAAGQNLDGLVQAAGKPGFRAVPLRLTAKTGFDNAIRRYTSRNVIGVLPGVSRPNEYVLYTAHWDHLGRCPADATGDDICNGAIDNATGTAALVTLAEAFAKAGAPARSIAFIAVTAEEQGLLGSDYYATHPVFPLAQTVAGINMDALSLAGPAKDVIVVGNGKSRLDAYLAAALAKEGRRATPDRSPEKGFYYRSDHFSFAKRGVPMLYFDGGEDLVHGGQAAGAAYARAYENRYHAPGDEYDPAWDWRGVAQDLQLNYLVGRMLAETREWPNWNKGDEFRRIRDASCAAPGGC
- a CDS encoding agmatine deiminase family protein, coding for MTFRMPPEWAPQDWLWIGFPHDPEEWPASLPRAQEQIAAFASAVAESGQETRLLVRDAANAARARELVSAKVIVEQRVYGDIWLRDTGPLVVQDAAGAARARRFGFNGWGEKYLMDGDQTIGAELAGEAGLDVDLADWILEGGAVDGDGTGLVATTEQCLLNPNRNPQLSRGEIEARLARDLGFDRVLWLGDGLINDHTDGHVDNLARFVAPNTLALPVATGADDPNATIYADARARATAFGVTVRDMPSPGRIETDGRIEPASYMNFTITSHLVVVPTFGSPHDADGVAAVAALFPDRDTIGLPGDAVLAGGGGFHCASQQMPSGPA
- the thrS gene encoding threonine--tRNA ligase translates to MSELLKISLPDGSVREMAPGSTPADVAAAIGPGLAKAALAARIDGELVDLTRPFTGDAQLALVTARDEADALELARHDYAHILAEAVQELFPGTQITFGPSTDDGFYYDFAPKDRPFTEEDLPAIEEKMRAIIAANKPLRREVWSREDLIARWQAEGESFKAEWAAELPEGEELSVYWSGDDWLDMCRGPHLPSTGKLDPRAFKLTRVSGAYWRGDQKNAMLSRIYGTGWLNKKQLDEHLHRLEEAAKRDHRKLGTEMDLFHLQQEAHGSVFWHPKGYVIWRELEAYMRRAIDAAGYKEVKTPQVMDARQWEQSGHWGKYRENMFVIPDEVPNVDDEGPIISGDAEWMALKPMNCPAHVLIFRQGIKSYRDLPLRIYENGCCHRNEPHGALHGLMRVRQFTQDDAHIFCREDQIVAEVQAFCELADRIYKDFGFTYAIKLALRPENRFGTEEMWDQAETELRDAVVRAGLASADYGWEELPGEGAFYAPKLEWHLTDAIGRTWQVGTIQSDRVLPERLDASYVAEDGGRHRPVMLHRAIFGSYERFIGILIEHFAGKLPVWLAPVQAVVATIVSDADDYAKDVTAKLRAAGIRVESDLRNEKINYKVREHSVAKVPHLLVVGKREADEGTVAVRTLGEQHQKMMSLDDAIAMLQQEATAPDLR
- a CDS encoding bifunctional [glutamine synthetase] adenylyltransferase/[glutamine synthetase]-adenylyl-L-tyrosine phosphorylase, with translation MSADWDNAIARARAYSPFLTLGLDRQPELEALLAAGRRDEALAWARSAGAHEENPGIALRRERWGLATALAIGDLAGAFSLTEVMETLSSFADRALDVAIDAAIRERAPDADPEGFFAIGLGKHGARELNYSSDIDPILLYDPQALPRRERDEPGEAAQRVARRLVEMLSHLTADGYVFRVDLRLRPASEVSPLAISVGAALTHYESSALAWERAAFIRSRAAAGDVPRGEEFLGAIRPFVWRKSLDFGAIAEIGRLIGRIRSHYGGPVVPGPGYDLKRGRGGIREIEFFAQTHQLIHGGRRPSLRVRGTRAALDALADEGIIAAEDAQVLGDSYDRLRVVEHRLQMVSDHQVHNLPKDSAALDGVARLDGLPDGAALLAELTVITDAVGQRFDSLLEQTGQTAGGAAGSALPESGNLADRLGALGFAKPDDVAARVASWSDGRVRALRSEAARAAFAAIEPTLLAALAAAPDPDGALLRWETFLVKLPTGVNLFRLLEARPGLFAQLLGILTMSPPLAEALVRRPDLLDALIDTTALDLPGSVEELAARMARCEEGDDYQAILDRVRRVVGEVRFALGVQLIEAANDPLAIAEALARTAEAALQVCANATCEEFAANHGHVPGSELLVMGLGRFGGGALTHASDLDIVYLFTDGAGGESDGRRPLGASLYFNRLAQRVSAALSVPTAEGALYEVDTRLRPQGAQGPLAVSLESFARYQREDAWTWEHMALARARPLYGSEAGKTALSDVIRRVLGAPRDPVKLKQDVLKMRDEMAAHKQPKGVLDAKLARGGLVDVEFMIHYLQLRDHVGFSPDVFGARDALIDAGLLPMALRDAHILMTRLLISSRLLAPDAAMPPPAAALALARNCGCADSTALLQQFAAARRCVAAAWQETFGQVLEIDDE